DNA sequence from the Staphylococcus epidermidis genome:
ATTGTCAGTTAAGGTACTAAAAAATATCATTGCACAAACTAATTTTGCAGTGTCCACCTCAGAAACACGACCAGTACTTACTGGTGTGAACTGGCTTATACAAGATAATGAATTAATATGCACAGCAACAGATTCACACCGCTTAGCTGTAAGAAAATTACAGTTAGAAGATGAATCAGAAAATAAAAATGTCATCATTCCTGGTAAAGCTTTATCTGAATTAAACAAAATTATGAGTGACAGCGACGAAGATATTGATATTTTCTTTGCTTCTAACCAAGTGTTATTCAGAGTGGGGAATATTAATTTCATCTCACGTTTACTTGAAGGTCATTATCCAGATACGACACGTTTATTCCCAGAAAATTATGAGATTAAATTAGGAATTAACAATGGAGACTTCTATCATGCAATTGATCGTGCATCTTTATTAGCACGTGAAGGTGGAAATAATGTTATTAAATTAAGTACAGGTAATGAATTAGTTGAACTTTCATCTACTTCTCCTGAAATTGGTACTGTTAAAGAAGAAGTTAACGCTAATGATGTAGAAGGCGGAAACTTGAAAATTTCTTTCAACTCAAAATACATGATGGATGCTTTAAAAGCCATTGATAATGATGAAGTAGAAGTAGAATTCTTTGGTACAATGAAACCATTTATCTTAAAACCAAAAGATGATGATTCTGTAACGCAATTAATTCTGCCTATTAGAACATATTAATAAAAATTAAAGTTACAATCGGATTAGATTGCTAAATCTCTTATACAAAGGAGCCTGTGCATTTGTTGCATAGGCTTTTTTATATTGATATCAAATCTCATTTCAAACATTCAAAGCTTAAAATAGACAAATGAGATAATTATCGTGAATGTAGAATTAATTTTAAATGTACTGAGCGCTTTTCAAAGCAATAATAAATATATTTGAGTATTCAATTACCCTTGTGGAAAAAGTGTGCTAAAAACCACTTTAAATTTAAAATTCAGTGTAAGTTTTTAAAATGATTGTAAGTAAATTATAAAATTTGTAGCAGCTTTTGATAAAATAAAATATATATCAAAGTAAACGATTTCATTCTTTATTTTAAATGAAATTCAAAGTAAAAAACGGTATAATATATTAATGACACATATAGAAACGGAGTGAGAAATTTTGGTTCAAGAAGTTGTTGTAGAAGGAAATATCACTTTAGGTCAATTTCTTAAAACTGAAGGAATCATAGAATCAGGTGGACAAGCTAAATGGTTTCTACAGGATTTTGAGGTTTTAATTAATGGACAACGTGAAACAAGACGTGGCAAAAAATTAGAACACAACGACCGCATTGATATTACAGATATCCCTGAAGATACGGGTTCCTTTTTAATCATCCATCAAGGTGAACAATGAAACTTAATACACTCCAATTAGAGAATTATCGTAACTATGAACAGGTGACATTAGATTGTCATCCCGAAGTGAATATCCTTATTGGTGAGAACGCACAAGGAAAGACAAATTTACTTGAATCAATTTATACCTTAGCGCTTGCTAAAAGTCATCGTACGTCAAATGATAAGGAACTCATACGTTTCAAGTCTGATTATGCTAAAATAGAGGGTGAGCTAAGTTATAGACATGGTACGATGCCGCTTACGATGTTTATAACTAAAAAAGGTAAGCAAGTTAAAGTAAATCATCTTGAGCAAAGCAGACTAACTCAATATATTGGACATTTAAATGTCGTCTTATTTGCACCTGAAGATTTAAATATCGTTAAAGGTTCACCACAAATACGTCGACGATTCATAGATATGGAGTTAGGACAAATATCTGCTGTCTATTTGAATGATTTAGCTCAATATCAGCGTATTCTAAAGCAAAAGAACAATTACCTTAAACAGTTACAAATTGGGCAGAAGACAGATACAACAATGTTAGAAGTCTTAAACCAACAATTTGCTGAATATGCACTGAAGGTTACGTTACGTCGAGAGCACTTTATAAAGGAATTAGAAACACTTGCACAACCCATTCATGCAGGTATCACAAATGATCGAGAGACACTGACACTCGATTATGTTCCAAGTTTGAAGTTAAGTAATTATGAAGCCAATCAATCTGAGTTAATTGAAGAAGTATTAGCATTGTTAAATGACAATTTACAAAGAGAAAAAGAACGAGGCGTATGTCTCTATGGCCCACATCGTGATGACTTAAGTTTCAATGTAAATGGCATGGATGCTCAAACGTATGGTTCACAAGGTCAGCAACGTACCACTGCGCTGTCAATTAAGTTGGCAGAAATTGAATTAATGAATATTGAAGTAGGAGAATATCCAATCTTACTTTTAGATGATGTCTTGAGTGAGCTTGATGATTCACGTCAAACACATTTGTTAAGTACGATTCAACATAAAGTACAAACATTTGTGACAACTACGTCAGTTGAAGGAATAGATCATGAAATAATGAATAACGCTAAGTTATACCGTATTAGTCAAGGTGAAATACTAAAGTAACGAGAAAGTGATGGTGAATACATTGTCAGATGTAAACAACACAGATAATTATGGTGCTGGACAGATACAAGTTTTAGAAGGTCTCGAAGCGGTTCGTAAAAGACCGGGTATGTATATTGGTTCAACTTCAGAAAGAGGGTTGCACCATTTAGTATGGGAAATTGTTGATAATAGTATTGACGAGGCATTAGCAGGTTATGCTAGTCATATTGAAGTTGTAATTGAGAAAGACAATTGGATTAAAGTTACTGACAATGGCCGTGGTATTCCTGTTGATATTCAAGAAAAGATGGGACGCCCTGCTGTCGAAGTTATCTTAACTGTACTTCACGCTGGAGGTAAATTCGGAGGTGGCGGATACAAAGTATCTGGCGGTCTTCACGGTGTTGGATCTTCAGTTGTTAATGCACTCTCACAAGATCTTGAAGTTTATGTACATCGTAATGGCACGATTTATCATCAAGCCTATAAACAAGGTGTGCCACAATTTGATCTTAAAGAAATTGGCGATACAGATAAAACAGGTACAGCTATTCGATTCAAAGCCGATAAAGAAATCTTTACAGAGACAACAGTTTATAACTATGAAACACTTCAAAAGCGTATACGTGAGCTTGCTTTCTTAAATAAAGGTATTCAAATTACTTTAAAAGATGAAAGAGAAGAGGAAGTTAGAGAAGACTCATATCATTATGAAGGCGGGATTAAATCCTATGTAGATTTATTAAATGAGAATAAAGAACCTCTTCACGATGAACCTATATATATCCATCAGTCTAAAGACGATATTGAAGTGGAAATTGCACTTCAATATAACAGTGGATATGCAACCAACTTATTAACGTATGCGAATAATATTCATACATACGAGGGTGGTACGCATGAAGATGGCTTTAAACGTGCTTTAACACGCGTTTTAAATAGCTATGGTACGCAAAGTAAGATTATTAAAGAGGATAAAGATAGACTTTCAGGTGAAGATACACGGGAAGGTTTAACAGCAGTCGTATCAATTAAACATGGCGATCCTCAGTTTGAAGGACAAACTAAAACAAAATTAGGAAACTCTGAAGTACGTCAAGTTGTTGATAGATTATTTTCTGAACACTTTGAACGTTTCTTATATGAGAATCCATCTGTAGGACGCATTATTGTTGAAAAGGGTATTATGGCTTCACGCGCACGTGTGGCTGCCAAAAAAGCACGTGAAGTTACGCGTCGTAAATCAGCATTAGACGTTTCAAGCTTACCAGGTAAATTGGCAGATTGTTCTAGTAAGAACCCTGAAGAAAGTGAAATTTTCTTGGTAGAAGGTGACTCTGCCGGGGGGTCTACTAAATCTGGTCGTGATTCAAGAACACAAGCCATTTTACCTTTAAGAGGTAAAATTTTGAATGTGGAAAAAGCACGTTTAGATCGTATCTTAAACAATAACGAAATTCGTCAAATGATTACTGCATTTGGTACGGGTATTGGAGGAGAATTCGATATATCAAAAGCACGTTATCATAAAATCGTAATCATGACTGATGCCGATGTTGATGGTGCACATATACGTACGTTATTACTTACATTCTTCTATCGTTTCATGAGACCTTTAATTGAAGCGGGCTACGTTTATATTGCTCAGCCGCCTTTATATAAACTAACACAAGGAAAACAAAAATATTATGTATTTAACGATAGAGAACTAGACAAGTTGAAACAAGAATTAAACCCGTCACCAAAATGGTCAATTGCACGTTACAAAGGTCTTGGTGAAATGAACGCAGACCAATTATGGGAAACGACTATGAATCCTGAACATCGCTCTATGTTGCAAGTGAGACTTGAAGATGCAATTGATGCAGACCAAACATTTGAAATGTTAATGGGCGATGTAGTAGAAAATCGCAGACAATTTATCGAAGACAATGCAGTTTATGCCAACCTAGATTTCTAGACACTATGAACTGAACTTTTGAAGGAGGATCTCTTGATGGCTGAATTACCTCAATCAAGAATTAATGAACGAAATATAACCAGTGAAATGCGTGAATCATTCTTAGACTATGCTATGAGTGTTATCGTTTCTCGTGCATTACCTGATGTTAGAGACGGATTAAAGCCAGTACATCGTCGTATTCTTTATGGTTTAAATGAACAAGGTATGACGCCCGATAAACCTTATAAGAAATCTGCACGTATAGTCGGGGATGTCATGGGTAAATATCACCCTCATGGTGATTCTTCAATTTATGAAGCAATGGTAAGAATGGCCCAAGACTTTAGTTATCGTTATCCACTTGTAGATGGTCAAGGTAACTTTGGCTCTATGGATGGTGACGGGGCAGCCGCAATGCGTTATACCGAAGCACGTATGACTAAAATAACATTAGAACTTTTACGTGATATCAACAAAGACACAATTGATTTTATTGACAACTATGATGGTAATGAAAGAGAGCCGTCAGTCTTACCTGCACGTTTCCCTAACTTACTAGTAAATGGTGCGGCAGGAATTGCCGTAGGTATGGCTACAAATATTCCTCCCCACAATTTAACTGAAGTTATTGATGGTGTGCTCAGTTTAAGTAAGAATCCAGACATCACAATTAATGAGCTGATGGAAGACATCCAAGGTCCTGATTTTCCTACAGCCGGTTTAGTACTAGGGAAAAGTGGTATTCGTCGAGCTTATGAAACAGGTCGTGGGTCAATTCAAATGCGTTCTCGTGCTGAAATAGAAGAACGTGGTGGTGGCCGTCAACGTATTGTCGTAACGGAAATACCTTTCCAAGTCAATAAAGCGCGTATGATTGAAAAAATCGCAGAGTTAGTTAGAGATAAGAAAATCGACGGTATTACAGATTTACGTGATGAAACAAGTTTGCGTACAGGTGTAAGAGTAGTTATTGATGTACGTAAAGATGCAAATGCGAGTGTTATTTTAAATAATTTATATAAACAAACTCCATTACAAACATCATTTGGTGTGAATATGATTGCTTTAGTGAATGGTAGACCTAAACTAATCAATTTAAAAGAAGCACTTATCCATTACTTAGAACACCAAAAAACAGTGGTTAGACGACGTACTGAATATAATCTTAAAAAAGCAAGAGACCGTGCCCATATTCTAGAAGGTTTACGAATAGCACTAGATCATATTGATGAAATTATCACAACAATTCGTGAATCGGACACTGATAAAATTGCGATGGCAAGTTTACAAGAGCGTTTTAAACTAACTGAACGTCAAGCTCAAGCAATTTTAGATATGCGTTTAAGACGTTTAACTGGATTAGAAAGAGATAAAATAGAATCTGAGTATAATGAACTTCTAGAATATATTAAAGAGTTAGAAGAGATTTTAGCTGATGAAGAAGTACTATTACAATTAGTTCGTGATGAATTGACTGAAATTAAAGAACGTTTCGGCGATGAACGTCGCACTGAAATTCAATTAGGTGGTCTAGAAGATCTTGAAGATGAAGACTTAATCCCTGAAGAACAAATTGTTATTACATTAAGTCATAATAACTATATTAAACGTTTACCAGTATCTACATATCGTTCTCAAAATCGTGGTGGTCGTGGCATACAAGGTATGAACACGTTGGATGAGGACTTCGTTAGTCAATTGGTAACAATGAGTACACATGATCATGTTCTGTTCTTTACGAATAAAGGTCGTGTATATAAACTCAAAGGTTATGAAGTTCCTGAGTTGTCACGTCAATCCAAAGGCATACCTATTATTAATGCGATTGAACTCGAAAATGACGAAACAATAAGTACGATGATTGCAGTTAAAGACCTTGAAAGTGAAGAAGATTATCTCGTATTCGCGACAAAACAAGGTATCGTTAAACGTTCATCATTAAGTAACTTCTCCCGTATTAACAAAAACGGTAAAATTGCAATTAACTTTAAAGAAGATGATGAATTAATTGCAGTACGTCTAACAACAGGTAATGAAGATATTCTTATTGGAACTGCACATGCATCATTAATTAGATTTTCTGAATCTACATTACGCCCATTAGGCCGTACAGCAGCAGGTGTGAAAGGTATTTCTCTACGTGAAGGGGATACTGTCGTTGGTCTTGATGTTGCAGATTCAGAAAGTGAAGATGAAGTATTAGTAGTTACTGAAAATGGTTACGGTAAACGTACACCTGTTAGCGAATATCGTTTATCAAATCGTGGTGGTAAAGGAATCAAAACTGCGACAATTACCGAGCGTAATGGTAACATCGTTTGTATCACAACTGTAACCGGTGAAGAGGATTTAATGGTTGTAACTAACGCTGGTGTTATTATTCGTCTTGACGTTCATGATATTTCTCAAAATGGACGTGCAGCACAAGGTGTACGCCTTATGAAACTCGGAGATGGTCAATTTGTTTCTACTGTTGCTAAAGTAAACGAAGAAGACGATAATGAGGAAAATGCAGATGAAGCGCAACAATCTACTACTACTGAAACAGCAGATGTAGAAGAGGTAGTGGATGATCAGACACCAGGCAATGCGATTCATACAGAAGGTGATGCAGAAATGGAATCTGTAGAATCTCCTGAAAATGATGATCGTATTGATATCAGACAAGATTTTATGGATAGAGTGAATGAAGATATCGAGAGTGCTTCAGATAATGAAGAAGATAGTGATGAATAATTAAAAAGGGAGTAAGACAGAAACATAGGGTTCGTTGTTCTGCCCGTAACTCTTAATTAAACTATCTGTAGATTTTATGAACAAAAGTTTATATAGGGAAGTCGGACTAGAGTTGTAATGAGGTTATTTTCTAACTCAGTCATCGACGTCCAATACGCTAAAATGCATGAGACATAGCTATGTCTCATGCATTTTTTAATTTCTTGTTTATATTAAATTGATTTGTCCTTTATAACCTCTGTAGCACCATACATTGAGGATAAATGAATAATCATTTCCATACATTTAGACCCCCTTCAATAGAGGGTGTCTAAAATATAACTGTCTCTTTCAACAATGTTCTTTCTCAATTTACCACTACTGATAAACACAGTAATTAATTCTGATATCTGTTAACCTTCAAGTTGTTTCATCACATACGGTATTTCACTAATTAGACGTGAAGGTGGAACAACATACATTGTGTCAGATAATTTTTCACCGATAAAACTATGCATGTAAGTTGCACTTGTAACAGCTTCTTTAAAATTATCAAATTGGCCTACGAAGCTTGTAATCATGCCCGCAAGTGTATCACCCATACCACCTGTAGCCATAGCAGGTGTGCCAATAGGTAATTTATAGACATCATCATTGCAGAAATAGATTTCCGTACCATGTTGTTTTAATACTACTGTCGCGCCAATACGTTCTACCGCTTCAAGGTTACGTTCATATGTCTGTTCTTCAATAGGTATACCGCTCAAACGCTCCCATTCCTTTTGATGTGGGGTGAATATAACACGACATGTAGGAATTTGAGGTTTTAACTTACTGAATATTGTTATAGCATCTCCGTCAACAATTAAATTTTGATGTGGTTGTATATTTTGAAGTAAAAACGTGATGGCATTATTACCTTTGAAATCTACTCCAAGACCTGGACCGATAAGGATACTATCAGTTGCTTCAATCATTTTCGTAAGCATTTTAGTATCATTAATATCTATAACCATCGCCTCAGGACAACGAGAATGTAGCGCAGCATGATTATTTGGGTGTGTTGCTACAGTAATGAGCCCACTTCCACTATAAACGCAAGCGCGTGCAGCAAGCATGATTGCGCCACCCATATTGGCTGATCCACCGATTAATAAAATTTTACCATAGTCACCTTTATGTGTTTCGTCTTTTCTTATAGGAATATTAACAGAATCTAACGTTTTCATAACGATATAACCTCCCATAACATGTTATTTCTTAAAATGTTGTAAGTCTTATGTTTGCTTTTATTTCACGAATCTTTTTATTTATTTCAAACAATTGTTTACATGTGATTTTAAATCATCTCTTCTAAATACAATTAAGAATACTATACCTGTATCTGACATTCGTCAATAGTTAAATGAAACTCTATTCACATCGTCATGTATCATTCATTATTTTAGTAGACTGATAGCATAATGTAGCAGTTTTATTTATTTAATTAAAAATATTAAATGGAAATAGAACGTAAGGTGACATTACAAGCAGTTAATTATAATAATGTTGAAATTCTCCCGCCTCTCATCCGAGAAAATTTGTATGTATATCGTCACAATGTATCTACTATTACACAGAACAAAATATTTAGTTTCAACAAGTTGTAGAAGCGGGACACTAATTATTTAAAAAGTGTTGCATATAAGCTCATCTAAATATGACGTAATTGTTGCAAATTTAAAATAACTTGAAATGTGATAATGACTTTGCTATATTAAAATTAAGTTAATAAAGTATTGTTCGTAGGACAAGTAGCATAGATAGTTCGATTTCAGAGAGCTTGTGGTAAGTGAGAACAAGTAATCGACATTCATGTGAATCTACCTACTATATGTGAACAATCGGTAATAACCGTTATTTTAGTTAAGCGCAATTTGAGGTAAATGCTTTTAATTTACTTGAAATTGTTAAATAGGGTGGCAACGCGTAGACCACGTCCCTTGTCTGGGATGTGGTCTTTTTTTATTGTTTTATCACACGAAGTCATCCATAAAATTGAATATATTTTATTTGGGAAAGGATGAAGGTTACATGTTAGACATTCGTTTATTTAGAAATGAACCTGAGAAAGTGAAGAGCAAAATTGAATTAAGAGGCGACGATCCTAAAGTTGTCGACCAAGTTTTAGAATTAGATGAACAACGCCGTGAATTAATCAGTAAAACTGAAGAGATGAAGGCGAAAAGAAATAAAGTGAGCGAAGAAATAGCTCAAAAGAAACGTAATAAAGAAGACGCTGATGACGTCATTGCTGAGATGCGTCATTTAGGTGATGAAATTAAAGATATCGATAATCAACTTAATGAAGTAGATAATAAAATTAGAGATATCTTAATTCGTATTCCTAACTTAATTAATGAAGACGTACCTCAAGGTGATTCTGATGAAGAAAACGTTGAAGTTAAAAAATGGGGTACGCCACGTGATTTTGAATTTGAACCAAAAGCGCACTGGGATTTAGTTGAAGAATTAAAAATGGCTGACTTTGAACGTGCTGCTAAAGTATCTGGTGCTCGTTTCGTATACTTAACTAAAGATGGCGCATTACTTGAACGTGCTTTAATGAATTACATGTTGACAAAACATACAACGCAACATGGTTATACTGAAATGATGACACCTCAATTAGTGAATGCTGATACGATGTTTGGAACAGGTCAATTACCTAAATTTGAAGAAGATTTATTTAAAGTTGAAAAAGAAGGCTTATATACGATTCCAACTGCAGAAGTACCTTTAACAAACTTCTATAGAGATGAAATTATTCAACCAGGTGTACTACCTGAATTATTTACAGCTCAAACTGCATGTTTCCGTAGTGAAGCAGGATCAGCTGGTAGAGATACTAGAGGGTTAATTCGTTTACATCAATTTGATAAAGTTGAAATGGTTCGTATTGTACAACCTGAAGATTCTTGGAATGCTTTAGAAGAAATGACACAAAATGCTGAAGCTATTCTTGAAGAATTAGGTTTACCATACCGTCGTGTTATCTTATGTACTGGCGATATTGGTTTCAGTGCTAGTAAAACATATGATTTAGAAGTTTGGTTACCAAGTTACAATGATTATAAAGAAATCAGTTCTTGCTCTAACTGTACTGATTTCCAAGCACGTCGCGCAAATATCAGATTCAAACGTGATGCTGCTTCTAAACCAGAATTAGTACACACATTAAATGGTAGTGGTTTAGCAGTAGGTCGTACATTTGCAGCCATCGTTGAAAACTATCAAAACGAAGATGGTACATTAACAATTCCTGAAGCATTAGTACCATTTATGGGTGGCAAAACTAAAATTGAAAAACCAATCAAATAATCATATAAACTTAACTAGATGATTACAATATTAAAAAGTTATTTAACTGTCGATAAGATTCTATAAACTTATCGACAGTTTTTTAATATATAAAGGCGAAATTGGTATTTTTATATTCAATTAGGGATGGATGTCTAAAATAGTTTAAAATGATTTTCACGATTTAAAATACTGGTATAAAAGCGATTTTATAGATACGGTTGTCTGACGTCACACAAACGAATGTCTAAAAAATAGTGAATATTTATTGTCATAGATTGAGTTATAAAATCATGAAAATAGTACATGAAATAGCAAGTATTTATCTTTTAGATAACGCCTGTAAAAATATAAAATAGTGGAAATTGATTTTTTAAACGTTATCATTCATATTCAAAATATTTAACTTAGTTTGTCAAACAACGTTTATTTTTATATAACCATAAAATAATATCATAAAGAAGCTATATGAAATTCGAAGTATAATGCCAATGTTTCATATAGCTCCTATTCTAAATATTAAAATTTAATAATTAAATGTATCAATCGTCCTATTCATTTGATGCATAGCCTGAGAGTGGGTAATGATCTGAGTAATCATTGTATTTGTATGTTTTTCCCCAAGATTTCACGGACCATTCTGGTGACTTCACTCTATGTGTATCATTATGCCATGAGCTTGGTTGTGCATGGTCACGATCTAATAAAATATAATCTAAGTGTTGAGGTTCTAATTTAGGATAATTATATTTCGCAATACTATTACTGCTAGTATCCCAACTATATGCATTACCATCGAATTGAGTAGGTAATGAAACATTTAAGTTATTTGCCATTTGTTGATATTCATCTGAATCTTTAATGACATTTAAGTCACCACCGATATAGACGGGTTCATTTTTAGGGATATTCTTGTCTTTTATAAACTGTTTAATTTCACTCATTTGACTCTGTCTAATGTCTTTATCTTTTCCTTTAAAGCATGTTGGATCTTCAGCTTGTAGATGTGTTCCGATAATATGGTGGTATTTGCCATTCTTATTAATTTTAATGTAGGCAAAGCCTTTATTACCTGCCATATCAGCCCCACAACCTTTTTTATAAATATGTTGTTCTTGTTGTACGATAGGCCATTTACTCACAATACCAACGCCACCACTTACTTTTTTAATTTTTCTATAAGTACCAGAAGTATTTTGCCAACCTTCTGTACCTTTACCAACGATAGGTGTTTGATAAGGGTACTGTGAATGTAGACGTGTTGACAATCTTTTTGAAGCTTTTTTATCAAATAATTCATTTAGAATCACGACATCTTGATTTTGAATGTAATCTGCTTTTGAAATTAAATCAGCGCGCTGAGATTGTCCCCAATTAGGGTAGATAGCAGTAGGTAAGAAATACACGTTATGTGTAGTGATTTTAAGACTGTCTTTAAAATCACGTTCACTCGCATATGTGATAGTCGAAAATACTAAAAATAAACTACTTAAAACCAACAAAGTAGTTAGTATACATTTACGTTGCCAATTCAATATTGTTACACCTCGTTTCATTTGATGGTGTGATTATATCAAACAAAATTAAGTATCTTTTGAAAATTACTATTTCTAAATAAAATTTTAATAAAAAATTAAAAATCAATGATGTTTTAAAGAGTTGCAAAAGTTCAGTAACTATTATTTTTTGATAATTTTTAAAAGTAATGTTGTAAACATTTTGATTTTAAAGCTAAAAGTTAAAAAGAGGGTCTAAAAATAAGAAAGAAAATTCTGAAAAATAAAACCTTTACATATTAACTTCTTTAGACATCGGTATGTATGACGTCACACATACCGGTCTTTAAATATATTGAATAAAATAATTAAGTGTATTAGACTGATTTTATTATTTTATTGGAGAGACTGGGGATGATAATATGACTCACCTTACGTTTAAACAAGGTGTGAAAGAGTGTATTCCCACGTTACTTGGTTATGCTAGTGTAGGACTATCGTTTGGAATTGTGGCAGTCTCCCAAAATTTCAGTGTTTTAGAAATTATTTTATTGTGTCTGATTATTTATGCTGGTGCAGCCCAATTTATTATTTGTACATTAGTGATTGCAGGCACCCCTATTTCTGCAATTGTGCTTACAACACTTATCGTTAACTCTCGAATGTTCTTATTAAGTATGACTTTAACACCTAATTATAAGCAATATGGATTTTGGAATAGGGTAGGGCTTGGAACGTTATTAACAGATGAAACTTTTGGCGTTGCTATAACACCATATGTTAAAGGTGAAAAAATTAACGATCGATGGCTACACGGACTAAATATTACTGCTTACTTATTTTGGACTGTTTCCTGTGTAATCGGTGCCATTTTCGGAGAGTATATTTCAAATCCTGATGCGCTTGGCCTAGACTTTGCCATTACCGCAATGTTTA
Encoded proteins:
- the serS gene encoding serine--tRNA ligase yields the protein MLDIRLFRNEPEKVKSKIELRGDDPKVVDQVLELDEQRRELISKTEEMKAKRNKVSEEIAQKKRNKEDADDVIAEMRHLGDEIKDIDNQLNEVDNKIRDILIRIPNLINEDVPQGDSDEENVEVKKWGTPRDFEFEPKAHWDLVEELKMADFERAAKVSGARFVYLTKDGALLERALMNYMLTKHTTQHGYTEMMTPQLVNADTMFGTGQLPKFEEDLFKVEKEGLYTIPTAEVPLTNFYRDEIIQPGVLPELFTAQTACFRSEAGSAGRDTRGLIRLHQFDKVEMVRIVQPEDSWNALEEMTQNAEAILEELGLPYRRVILCTGDIGFSASKTYDLEVWLPSYNDYKEISSCSNCTDFQARRANIRFKRDAASKPELVHTLNGSGLAVGRTFAAIVENYQNEDGTLTIPEALVPFMGGKTKIEKPIK
- the sph gene encoding sphingomyelin phosphodiesterase, which produces MNWQRKCILTTLLVLSSLFLVFSTITYASERDFKDSLKITTHNVYFLPTAIYPNWGQSQRADLISKADYIQNQDVVILNELFDKKASKRLSTRLHSQYPYQTPIVGKGTEGWQNTSGTYRKIKKVSGGVGIVSKWPIVQQEQHIYKKGCGADMAGNKGFAYIKINKNGKYHHIIGTHLQAEDPTCFKGKDKDIRQSQMSEIKQFIKDKNIPKNEPVYIGGDLNVIKDSDEYQQMANNLNVSLPTQFDGNAYSWDTSSNSIAKYNYPKLEPQHLDYILLDRDHAQPSSWHNDTHRVKSPEWSVKSWGKTYKYNDYSDHYPLSGYASNE